The following coding sequences lie in one Arabidopsis thaliana chromosome 3, partial sequence genomic window:
- a CDS encoding HECT-like ubiquitin-conjugating enzyme (E2)-binding protein (CONTAINS InterPro DOMAIN/s: Ubiquitin-conjugating enzyme E2C-binding protein (InterPro:IPR019193); Has 26 Blast hits to 25 proteins in 9 species: Archae - 0; Bacteria - 0; Metazoa - 0; Fungi - 0; Plants - 26; Viruses - 0; Other Eukaryotes - 0 (source: NCBI BLink).), whose amino-acid sequence MKNRSRAISNSMEQNSKTQRTWRYTWEAQSHSPNLRLFLFDSKTNPKIHCKSLNVSTIVGKSQLLVTWINEEDEEAASKEEIVSLLVPIPRVLLDTESPVNFKALDDHIEVRLVLLLPVDHPLVSDFNLVTDSREKSAPLVMGYDLKTLSLMGGVHFYCRSCSNRLTKKELLDFSEMPSINWRESADNWFGTCCCSFGGISEKMVVKYTNSYTCSSGLCLLSATTVLLSKDDLVECILSEKGGTEVEFESSLALSCDVGVVEPGSRISEGNAESHESGGENVCGQVDESKTRCIDKASLPGCCVHDSPDSNESVQLEEKKLTLDKKFLLDGFLEDVFMAKASNVSKNVEWIEFACPECSSPLGAYPSGVGSNGKPIDGGVRLFKCYISTSSTTGESSDVFRKYTLERMFTNQLVECSKEELSFHVLVKDLTTKSPLFNIVILNPNTFSSTGLCSSQDEPGSALELSAIVKVLFSDCNSSVVKKIDEEVYILKGQGEELIELITNASKFLPSSCSYLQGALVSSMHL is encoded by the coding sequence atgaaaaatcgAAGCAGAGCAATTTCTAATTCCATGGAGCAAAACTCTAAAACCCAGAGGACATGGAGATACACATGGGAAGCTCAATCTCATTCTCCAAACCTTCGTCTCTTTCTTTTCGATTCCAAAACTAACCCTAAGATCCACTGCAAAAGCCTCAATGTATCAACCATCGTCGGAAAATCTCAACTTCTCGTCACATGGatcaacgaagaagatgaagaagctgcaAGCAAAGAAGAGATTGTTTCTCTTCTAGTTCCTATCCCTAGGGTCTTACTAGATACTGAATCTCCTGTAAATTTCAAAGCTTTAGACGATCACATCGAGGTTAGACTTGTTCTGTTACTCCCTGTTGATCATCCTTTAGTCTCAGACTTCAATTTGGTGACTGATTCTAGAGAAAAGTCGGCGCCTTTAGTGATGGGTTATGATCTAAAGACTCTATCTTTAATGGGAGGAGTTCATTTTTACTGTAGAAGTTGTTCAAATAGGTTAACAAAGAAGGAACTTTTAGATTTCTCAGAAATGCCGTCTATTAATTGGAGAGAATCAGCTGATAATTGGTTTGgtacttgttgttgttcatttGGTGGAATTAGTGAGAAGATGGTTGTTAAGTACACGAATTCGTATACTTGCTCTAGTGGGTTGTGTTTACTTAGTGCTACTACTGTGTTGCTTAGCAAAGATGATCTTGTAGAGTGTATCTTGTCTGAGAAAGGTGGAACTGAAGTCGAATTTGAGTCGAGTTTAGCTTTGAGTTGTGATGTTGGTGTAGTTGAACCGGGTTCTAGAATTAGTGAAGGAAATGCTGAGAGTCATGAGAGTGGAGGTGAGAATGTTTGTGGTCAAGTGGATGAATCGAAGACGCGTTGTATAGATAAGGCATCACTACCTGGATGTTGTGTACATGACTCGCCTGACTCTAATGAGAGTGTTCAGctggaggagaagaaacttACACTTGAtaagaagtttcttcttgatgGGTTTCTTGAGGATGTTTTTATGGCGAAAGCGTCAAATGTGTCAAAGAATGTCGAGTGGATTGAATTTGCTTGCCCTGAGTGTTCCTCTCCTCTTGGAGCCTATCCTTCTGGTGTTGGGAGCAACGGTAAACCCATTGATGGTGGAGTTAGACTCTTCAAATGCTATATTTCCACATCATCGACGACGGGTGAATCCTCTGACGTTTTCAGGAAATACACATTGGAAAGAATGTTTACGAATCAGCTAGTGGAATGCTCCAAAGAGGAGTTATCATTTCACGTGTTGGTCAAAGATTTGACAACTAAATCACCTCTGTTCAACATCGTTATTTTGAATCCAAACACATTTTCCTCGACTGGTCTTTGCTCGAGCCAAGATGAACCAGGTTCCGCATTAGAGTTAAGCGCTATTGTGAAGGTTCTGTTTTCTGATTGCAACAGCTCGGTagtgaagaagattgatgaagaagtatACATTTTGAAGGGACAAGGAGAGGAGTTGATAGAGTTAATAACGAATGCAAGCAAATTTCTTCCATCTTCGTGTTCATATCTTCAAGGCGCACTTGTCTCATCGATGCATCTATGA